In the genome of Opitutia bacterium KCR 482, one region contains:
- a CDS encoding RNB domain-containing ribonuclease, whose product MNTENISEKLKNLMRGKNYVPSTAHEIALELGLGRKDVLKLKNLLAGMSKNGEIARVKGDRYGALEELDLASGTIEFRPSGRAHMRMPDGTSVEFKPEDTGVALDGDKILARIIPSGRGRFGNARGAFGKRRKPDFKGDDGKKYARVVRILERKTYKVVGTLRRSYNFWHVVPDDPKFFYDVIVADPKKSGISPVPAENDKVVVRLNEWTQRHINPSGEIIESLGESHTPMAEYRAIIVKYDLSETFPDNVLAEVAKVPQKVSPKERAGRCDMRGKFTITIDPEDAKDFDDAISLERVGNDWEVGVHIADVSHYVRKNSALDKEAEARGNSTYLVGTVIPMLPFELSNGICSLVEDEDRLAKSVFMKFGKNGECKSARFANSVIRSSKRLSYEQAHALITEDDDEKILAVKPPENYETAFGGKPLDALPPKEFANLKKSLRVLWDIASRMRKRRMANGSLDLEIPEFKIFCDKDGYADRIEKTEYNESHQLIEEFMLAANEAVAHELFSRKIPYISRVHDNPDPEKLAELRDELQTFGIKCGDLTKRPEVLKALAEIAKHQQSYLLKTKFLRSLKRAEYRASADGHYGLNMVYYAHFTSPIRRYADLTVHRNLDAVIRPARSTIAGREELGRIAAHISETEQNSADAERESRKVKLLEYFERAIGSGKSFEAVITAVSNHGFFVELTESSAFGFVHVHTMHDDIYRLSNDGTELRGRSGGNVLKVGDKVRVEVESVDRFKRQIDFHMSDAAAKPKRKKRGR is encoded by the coding sequence ATGAACACCGAAAACATATCGGAGAAACTTAAAAATCTGATGCGCGGCAAAAACTATGTGCCGAGCACCGCGCACGAAATCGCGCTCGAACTCGGGCTGGGGCGCAAGGACGTTTTGAAGCTCAAAAACCTGCTCGCCGGCATGTCCAAAAACGGCGAAATCGCGCGGGTCAAGGGCGACAGGTACGGCGCGCTCGAAGAGCTTGACCTCGCGAGCGGGACGATTGAATTCCGGCCGAGCGGACGCGCCCACATGCGCATGCCCGACGGCACAAGCGTTGAATTCAAGCCCGAAGACACGGGAGTCGCCCTCGACGGCGACAAAATCCTCGCGCGGATAATCCCCAGCGGACGCGGACGCTTCGGCAACGCGCGCGGGGCGTTCGGGAAGAGGCGCAAGCCCGACTTCAAGGGCGACGACGGCAAAAAATACGCGCGGGTCGTAAGGATTCTCGAACGCAAGACATACAAAGTGGTGGGCACGCTCCGCCGCTCGTACAACTTCTGGCACGTCGTCCCAGACGACCCCAAATTCTTCTACGACGTCATCGTCGCCGACCCGAAAAAATCGGGAATCTCGCCCGTCCCCGCCGAGAACGACAAAGTCGTCGTGCGGCTAAACGAATGGACACAGCGGCACATAAACCCGTCGGGCGAAATAATAGAGTCGCTCGGAGAGAGCCACACGCCGATGGCCGAGTACCGCGCAATTATCGTAAAATACGACCTTTCGGAGACATTCCCCGACAACGTGCTCGCGGAAGTCGCAAAAGTTCCTCAAAAAGTTTCGCCGAAGGAACGCGCGGGCAGATGCGACATGCGCGGAAAATTCACAATCACAATCGATCCGGAAGACGCAAAGGATTTCGACGACGCAATCTCGCTCGAACGCGTCGGCAACGACTGGGAAGTCGGCGTGCACATCGCGGACGTGTCGCACTACGTCAGGAAAAACTCCGCGCTCGACAAGGAGGCGGAGGCGCGGGGGAACTCCACATACCTCGTGGGAACGGTAATCCCAATGCTTCCGTTCGAGCTTTCCAACGGAATTTGCAGTCTGGTTGAGGACGAGGACAGGCTTGCGAAAAGCGTGTTCATGAAATTCGGCAAAAACGGCGAATGCAAAAGCGCGCGCTTTGCGAACTCGGTCATCAGAAGCTCTAAACGCCTCAGCTACGAACAGGCGCACGCGCTCATCACGGAGGACGACGACGAAAAAATCCTCGCCGTCAAGCCGCCCGAAAACTACGAAACCGCATTCGGCGGCAAACCCCTCGACGCCCTGCCGCCGAAGGAGTTCGCAAACCTGAAAAAATCGCTGAGAGTTCTGTGGGACATCGCATCGAGAATGCGCAAACGCCGCATGGCAAACGGCAGCCTCGACCTCGAAATTCCCGAATTCAAGATTTTCTGCGACAAGGACGGATACGCCGACAGAATCGAAAAAACCGAATACAACGAGAGCCACCAGCTAATCGAGGAGTTCATGCTCGCGGCAAACGAAGCCGTCGCGCATGAGCTGTTCTCCCGCAAGATTCCGTACATCTCGCGCGTGCACGACAACCCCGACCCCGAAAAACTCGCCGAACTGCGCGACGAGCTTCAAACATTCGGAATCAAATGCGGCGACCTCACAAAACGCCCCGAAGTGCTAAAAGCGCTCGCCGAAATCGCAAAGCACCAGCAGTCGTACCTGCTAAAAACGAAGTTCCTGCGGAGTCTCAAACGCGCCGAATACCGCGCGTCGGCGGACGGACACTACGGGCTGAACATGGTCTACTACGCGCACTTCACATCGCCCATCAGGCGATACGCCGACCTCACCGTGCACCGCAACCTCGACGCCGTGATAAGGCCGGCGCGGAGCACAATCGCGGGCAGGGAGGAGCTTGGGCGTATTGCCGCGCACATCTCGGAGACCGAACAGAACAGCGCGGACGCCGAGCGCGAGTCGCGCAAGGTGAAGCTGCTTGAATACTTCGAACGCGCAATAGGCTCGGGAAAGTCGTTCGAAGCGGTGATAACGGCGGTGTCGAACCACGGATTTTTCGTGGAGCTTACGGAGTCTTCGGCGTTCGGCTTCGTGCACGTCCACACGATGCACGACGACATCTACCGATTGTCGAACGACGGCACGGAACTGCGCGGCAGAAGCGGCGGAAACGTCCTGAAAGTGGGCGACAAGGTGCGCGTGGAGGTGGAGTCGGTGGACAGATTCAAACGCCAGATAGACTTCCACATGTCGGACGCCGCCGCAAAGCCGAAGCGCAAAAAGCGCGGACGCTAA